The following proteins come from a genomic window of Nitrosopumilus sp.:
- a CDS encoding elongation factor EF-2, whose protein sequence is MVKFKSTGEVLKIIKNKDQIRNFGVIAHVDHGKTTMSDSLLANSGIIAPSAAGKALAMDFDKEEQARGITIYQANVTLHFTKNNKEYVINMIDTPGHVDFSGRVIRSLRAIDGAVVVCDAVEGIMTQTETVTRMALEERVKPVLFINKVDRLIKELRLTPEKMQQQLADVVSNFNQLIDTYAEPEYKEKWKVSIQDASVTFGSAKDRWAINLDLMKEKGISFKDVIDAYQNEKVDELVEKAPLADAVLGMVVKHHPAPHEAVKYRIPQIWKGDLESDVGKALLACSDDGPTIMMIVNMVLDPAAGPVAIGRLFSGKIKDGQTINIIDSKREGRVQSVNFFMGNQREQVGELGAGNIPALLGLTEARAGNTLSSIKDIPMFEGVHYVSEPVVQIAIEPKHPKDLPKLVEILKQLTIEDPNLIVKIDEESGETIVAGMGVLHLDVATHRIQDAKCEIVTSEPLINYRETVKGSCEPIMAKSPNRHNKIFMKVEPLEPEIAHMLRTGEISDMKDKKMVAELLKKAGWDTDTIKRVMKFDSRGNVLINGTKGVQFVQESTDSINSGFEEVMKEGPLCKEQMRNCKFIFTHFVPHEDTAHRGLSQLGPASRRACMGALLTAGTAVLEPTLAIEVRVPTDLVGNVATVLSGKRGKVLDMSQKGASSIITGEIPASETFTLSEEMRGQTAGRATWNTSFKEWTEVPKSMLGPAVADIRKRKGLAPDPPGVNEFIDKE, encoded by the coding sequence ATGGTAAAATTCAAGTCAACAGGAGAAGTTCTTAAAATCATTAAGAACAAGGATCAAATCCGAAACTTTGGTGTTATCGCTCATGTTGACCATGGAAAGACTACCATGAGTGACAGTCTTTTGGCAAACTCTGGAATTATCGCTCCATCTGCTGCTGGAAAAGCTTTGGCAATGGACTTTGACAAAGAAGAACAAGCAAGAGGAATTACAATTTATCAGGCAAATGTTACTTTACACTTTACAAAAAACAATAAAGAATATGTCATAAACATGATTGATACACCTGGCCACGTCGACTTTAGTGGAAGGGTGATTCGAAGTCTTAGAGCAATTGACGGTGCAGTTGTGGTCTGTGATGCTGTAGAAGGTATTATGACTCAAACTGAAACTGTAACTAGAATGGCACTAGAAGAGCGTGTAAAACCCGTTTTGTTTATCAATAAAGTTGATAGACTCATCAAAGAACTAAGATTAACGCCAGAAAAGATGCAACAGCAATTGGCAGATGTTGTATCAAACTTTAATCAATTAATTGACACATATGCTGAACCTGAATACAAGGAAAAATGGAAAGTATCAATCCAGGACGCCAGTGTGACTTTTGGCTCTGCAAAGGATAGGTGGGCAATCAATCTTGATTTGATGAAAGAAAAAGGAATTTCATTTAAAGATGTAATTGATGCATATCAGAACGAAAAAGTAGATGAACTCGTAGAAAAAGCCCCTCTAGCTGATGCAGTTCTTGGAATGGTTGTAAAACATCATCCTGCCCCACATGAGGCAGTAAAATACAGGATTCCGCAAATTTGGAAAGGTGATTTGGAATCCGACGTTGGAAAAGCATTACTTGCATGTAGTGATGATGGTCCTACAATTATGATGATTGTGAATATGGTTTTAGATCCTGCTGCGGGACCTGTAGCAATAGGGAGGTTATTTTCTGGTAAAATTAAAGATGGACAAACAATCAACATTATAGATTCAAAAAGAGAGGGACGTGTACAATCTGTTAACTTCTTTATGGGAAACCAAAGAGAACAAGTAGGCGAGCTTGGTGCTGGAAACATCCCTGCATTACTTGGCCTAACTGAAGCTAGAGCCGGAAACACGCTATCTTCCATTAAAGACATTCCAATGTTTGAAGGCGTTCACTATGTTTCAGAGCCTGTTGTTCAAATTGCAATAGAACCAAAACATCCTAAAGATTTGCCTAAATTAGTTGAAATTCTCAAACAACTAACAATTGAGGATCCAAACCTAATTGTGAAAATCGATGAAGAAAGTGGTGAGACAATTGTTGCGGGAATGGGAGTTTTACATCTTGATGTCGCAACACACAGAATTCAAGACGCAAAATGTGAAATTGTCACATCTGAACCTTTGATTAACTATAGAGAAACAGTAAAGGGAAGTTGCGAACCAATCATGGCAAAATCTCCAAACAGACACAATAAGATTTTCATGAAAGTAGAGCCGCTAGAACCTGAAATTGCTCACATGTTAAGAACAGGAGAAATCAGCGATATGAAAGATAAAAAGATGGTGGCAGAACTTCTAAAGAAGGCCGGATGGGATACTGACACAATCAAGAGAGTGATGAAATTTGATTCACGTGGAAATGTTTTGATTAACGGAACTAAAGGTGTGCAATTTGTACAAGAATCAACTGATTCTATTAATTCCGGATTCGAAGAAGTGATGAAAGAAGGACCTCTCTGTAAAGAACAGATGAGGAATTGCAAGTTTATCTTCACTCACTTTGTACCTCATGAGGATACCGCACATAGAGGACTTTCTCAATTGGGTCCTGCTTCCCGAAGAGCATGTATGGGCGCTTTACTTACTGCTGGAACTGCAGTTCTAGAACCTACTCTAGCTATTGAAGTTCGTGTTCCTACTGATTTGGTTGGAAATGTGGCAACTGTTCTTTCTGGAAAGAGAGGCAAAGTATTGGACATGTCTCAAAAAGGTGCTTCAAGCATTATTACAGGTGAGATTCCAGCTTCTGAAACATTTACTTTATCTGAAGAGATGAGGGGCCAAACAGCTGGACGTGCAACTTGGAATACCTCATTTAAGGAATGGACCGAAGTCCCAAAATCAATGTTAGGACCAGCTGTTGCTGACATTAGGAAGAGAAAGGGATTGGCACCAGATCCACCAGGTGTTAACGAGTTTATCGATAAAGAGTAA
- a CDS encoding sugar isomerase: MNSIVAYEKDIELELDFLKSFQKQNPISQNLQKNILFSGSGDSFASAMLAESFSNGLVKAMDPLDLYSNRELVKSKHVYFVSISGNTITNIRVAKIAKKTTAITSQPKSKLAKTSNETILLTAGNHGVFTAGSISFLESALTCVSLVRKITIPKNNVLFLKAKSDAKKAKISKRLFVLGNFYTFPLAMYCAAKFYEILGYDSHYCRIEQFSHMELFSSKKGDTVIIFEAKNSYNTQLAQNLQKIGINVIHPNMPSEKISQMVYCIFFSQFISLNEAKRKKKNECHFVTAENIRNVSNRMIY, translated from the coding sequence ATGAATTCAATTGTAGCATATGAGAAAGACATAGAACTTGAATTAGATTTTTTAAAATCATTCCAAAAACAAAATCCAATATCTCAAAACCTCCAAAAAAACATACTGTTTTCTGGCAGTGGTGATTCTTTTGCATCTGCAATGTTAGCCGAGTCATTTTCAAACGGTCTTGTAAAAGCAATGGACCCGTTAGATTTGTATTCAAATAGAGAATTAGTAAAATCAAAACATGTCTATTTTGTATCTATATCTGGAAATACTATTACTAACATTAGAGTTGCAAAAATTGCAAAAAAAACAACTGCGATAACCTCTCAACCTAAAAGCAAATTGGCAAAAACATCTAATGAAACCATTCTGCTTACTGCTGGAAACCATGGTGTCTTTACCGCTGGAAGCATATCTTTTTTAGAAAGTGCCCTCACATGTGTTTCTCTCGTAAGAAAAATAACTATTCCAAAAAATAATGTATTATTTCTTAAAGCAAAATCTGATGCAAAAAAAGCAAAAATCTCAAAAAGACTTTTTGTTTTAGGAAATTTCTATACCTTTCCTTTAGCTATGTATTGCGCTGCAAAATTTTATGAAATTTTAGGCTATGATTCGCACTATTGCCGAATAGAACAATTCTCTCACATGGAGTTATTTTCTTCAAAAAAAGGTGATACGGTAATAATTTTTGAGGCAAAAAACTCTTACAATACACAACTGGCACAAAATCTCCAAAAGATTGGAATCAATGTCATTCACCCAAACATGCCCTCTGAAAAGATTTCTCAAATGGTTTACTGTATATTTTTTTCACAATTCATTTCTCTTAATGAGGCCAAAAGGAAAAAGAAGAATGAATGTCATTTTGTCACGGCAGAAAATATTCGTAATGTTTCAAATCGAATGATCTATTGA
- a CDS encoding MqnA/MqnD/SBP family protein: MEISVGHTPDSDDAFMFYGMFTGKVPSPDFKVNHVIEDIEKLNRKATDPELDVTAVSVHACAYIPGYTILRSGGSFGIGYGPIVTAREQKSIDELKKCKIAIPGKMTSAFLLLQLMIGKFDFVEMNFSDIPEAVKTGKVDAGLVIHETQLSYAQEGNVKILDVGEWWDKTTDGLPVPLGINVMRTDLGMDTIVKFDKYLQSSIEFGLKNFDDALEYAMQYSRGKKRDLIEKFVKMYVNQVTVNMGDPGEKSIRKLFEMAKEKKLVPNFQISIATK; the protein is encoded by the coding sequence ATGGAAATTTCTGTAGGACATACTCCTGATTCGGATGACGCATTCATGTTTTATGGAATGTTTACAGGCAAAGTTCCATCTCCAGATTTTAAAGTGAATCATGTAATTGAAGATATTGAGAAACTAAATCGTAAAGCTACAGATCCAGAACTTGATGTCACAGCAGTTTCAGTGCATGCATGTGCATACATACCAGGATATACAATTTTGAGAAGTGGCGGAAGTTTTGGAATAGGGTATGGGCCAATTGTTACAGCTAGAGAACAAAAATCAATTGACGAACTAAAGAAATGCAAAATTGCAATTCCGGGAAAAATGACATCTGCATTTTTACTACTTCAGCTAATGATTGGGAAATTCGATTTTGTGGAAATGAATTTCAGTGATATTCCTGAAGCAGTGAAAACAGGAAAAGTCGATGCAGGGCTAGTAATTCACGAAACCCAATTATCATACGCACAAGAAGGAAATGTCAAGATTTTAGATGTTGGAGAATGGTGGGATAAGACGACAGATGGTCTGCCTGTGCCTCTCGGAATCAATGTTATGAGAACAGATTTGGGCATGGATACAATTGTAAAGTTTGACAAATATCTGCAATCATCGATTGAATTTGGTTTGAAGAATTTTGATGACGCATTAGAATACGCGATGCAGTATTCCAGAGGAAAGAAACGAGACTTGATTGAAAAGTTTGTAAAAATGTATGTCAATCAGGTCACAGTCAATATGGGGGATCCAGGTGAAAAATCAATTAGAAAACTCTTTGAAATGGCAAAAGAGAAAAAATTAGTTCCAAATTTTCAGATAAGCATAGCCACCAAGTAA
- a CDS encoding MTH1187 family thiamine-binding protein, translating to MIQAEISIYPMATKTTSASFYIAKAIESIQNIENLRYQVNPMGTILESDNIDVINSATKTMMEVVHNLGIARVEVVIKIDSRRDKQIRMEEKLESIKKQMT from the coding sequence TTGATTCAGGCTGAAATTTCCATATATCCGATGGCCACAAAGACTACAAGTGCAAGTTTTTACATTGCAAAGGCAATCGAATCAATTCAGAATATTGAGAATTTAAGATATCAAGTGAATCCTATGGGAACAATTTTGGAATCAGACAACATCGATGTAATTAATAGTGCTACAAAAACAATGATGGAAGTAGTTCATAATCTTGGAATTGCAAGAGTCGAAGTTGTGATAAAAATTGATTCAAGAAGAGACAAACAGATTAGAATGGAAGAAAAATTAGAATCTATAAAAAAGCAAATGACTTAG
- a CDS encoding radical SAM protein — protein MLEQLVGDSQALDRAIAGEELSYKDGLELMNYDNQHILAAVADNSRKKLVGDTVTFAASYYMNYTNVCAASCQMCAFYRKDGADDAYTLTSQEIEQRVGIAKQMGATEVHIVGGFHPTLPLEYYEDMMKVIKKNHPQLNIKALTAAEIFFLSKLTKNSTKEILSRLKDAGLDSMPGGGAELFHPDIRDKIVRGKCTGQQWLDVIEEAHNMGIQSNVTMLYGHIEKPEHIIDHLIKIRELQKKTKGFITLIPLKFSLDNTELEQQHLVNNECSSLYDLKIIALSRLMLANVLNNISVYWVAYGKKLAQVALSNGGSDLVGTAFSEEIYRAAGKPTASSIEELATMVKEIGRSPAQRNTHFGILQEF, from the coding sequence ATGTTAGAGCAACTAGTTGGGGATTCTCAAGCATTAGATCGTGCAATAGCCGGGGAAGAATTGTCCTATAAAGACGGTCTTGAACTGATGAATTATGACAACCAACACATTCTTGCCGCCGTTGCAGATAATTCGCGAAAAAAACTAGTTGGAGATACCGTTACTTTTGCGGCATCTTACTACATGAACTATACCAATGTGTGTGCTGCAAGCTGTCAGATGTGTGCCTTTTATCGAAAAGATGGTGCTGATGATGCATATACTCTAACTTCTCAAGAAATCGAACAACGCGTCGGCATTGCAAAACAGATGGGCGCAACTGAAGTTCATATTGTAGGGGGATTTCATCCGACACTCCCGCTGGAATATTATGAAGATATGATGAAAGTTATCAAAAAAAATCATCCTCAATTAAACATCAAAGCACTTACAGCAGCTGAGATTTTCTTTTTATCCAAATTAACTAAAAATTCTACGAAAGAAATTCTATCCCGTCTCAAGGATGCCGGGCTTGATTCAATGCCTGGTGGAGGAGCAGAACTATTCCATCCTGACATCCGGGATAAGATTGTAAGGGGAAAATGCACTGGGCAACAATGGCTTGATGTAATTGAAGAGGCACATAATATGGGAATTCAAAGTAATGTCACAATGCTATACGGACATATAGAAAAACCAGAACACATCATTGATCATTTAATTAAAATTCGCGAATTACAAAAAAAGACCAAAGGATTCATTACATTAATTCCGTTAAAGTTTAGTTTGGATAATACTGAATTAGAGCAACAGCATCTAGTCAATAATGAATGTTCATCATTATATGATTTGAAGATAATAGCATTGTCCAGATTAATGCTTGCAAATGTTCTAAATAATATCTCTGTTTATTGGGTTGCATATGGAAAGAAGCTTGCTCAAGTTGCATTGTCAAATGGAGGAAGCGATTTAGTTGGAACTGCATTTTCTGAGGAAATCTATCGTGCTGCAGGAAAACCTACTGCGTCATCCATTGAAGAACTGGCAACTATGGTAAAAGAAATTGGACGATCCCCTGCACAGAGAAATACTCATTTTGGAATATTGCAAGAATTCTAA
- a CDS encoding tetratricopeptide repeat protein, with translation MSDKVDKMLDQAFEFADEENFDDALRLYDLVLREEPDNINALVDKGVTLQNMGRIKQAIRTYDKALAISPNFLDAILNKGTALHSDQKYLEAIGCYDVALKIDKKCAMALAYKGLSLGEIGELQDAIKHFKKALSIDKDYDLANISKEFAQDLLKSIKKKSKTQ, from the coding sequence ATGAGTGATAAAGTAGATAAGATGCTAGACCAAGCCTTTGAGTTTGCAGATGAGGAGAATTTTGATGATGCACTTAGATTATATGATTTAGTACTCAGGGAAGAACCTGATAATATTAATGCCCTAGTAGACAAGGGAGTGACCCTCCAAAACATGGGTCGAATAAAACAAGCAATCCGAACATATGATAAAGCCCTTGCAATTTCCCCTAATTTTCTTGATGCAATACTGAATAAAGGAACTGCATTGCATTCAGATCAAAAGTATCTTGAGGCAATAGGATGTTATGATGTGGCTCTAAAAATTGATAAAAAATGTGCAATGGCCCTTGCCTACAAAGGTCTCTCATTAGGGGAAATTGGAGAATTACAAGATGCGATAAAGCATTTCAAAAAAGCACTATCTATTGACAAAGATTATGATTTGGCAAATATCTCAAAAGAATTTGCTCAAGATTTGCTAAAATCAATAAAGAAGAAATCTAAAACACAGTAA
- a CDS encoding tetratricopeptide repeat protein: protein MSQIQDLVEKGQSLMDDGKFDEALGFFEQALLLNQNDPDLWNYKGVALRSLGRYEESMECFNKSLEIDPRDKHAS, encoded by the coding sequence ATGAGTCAAATCCAGGATCTTGTTGAAAAAGGGCAATCATTAATGGATGATGGAAAGTTTGATGAAGCCTTGGGTTTTTTTGAGCAGGCTCTTCTTTTGAATCAAAATGATCCTGATCTTTGGAACTACAAAGGCGTTGCACTTCGAAGTTTAGGTAGATACGAGGAATCTATGGAATGCTTTAACAAATCCTTGGAAATTGACCCGCGAGATAAACATGCCTCATGA
- a CDS encoding Lrp/AsnC family transcriptional regulator, with the protein MNLDSTDEKILKNLMMDARQSARQLALKLGMSTVTVLSRIKKLEKEKIIKGYTAIIDHEKIGYSLTAIIEILAKNDKIVDMEEEISKFENVCGVYDITGSTDTIIIAKFKERNELSKFVKGLATIPNVENTITHVVLNTAKEDFRLT; encoded by the coding sequence ATGAATTTAGACAGTACAGATGAAAAAATTCTCAAAAATTTAATGATGGATGCAAGGCAATCAGCAAGACAGCTTGCATTGAAATTAGGTATGTCAACTGTCACAGTGCTATCTAGAATCAAAAAATTAGAAAAAGAGAAGATTATCAAAGGATATACTGCAATTATTGATCATGAAAAAATAGGATATTCCCTAACTGCAATTATTGAGATTTTGGCAAAAAACGATAAAATTGTAGACATGGAAGAAGAGATATCAAAATTTGAAAACGTGTGTGGGGTATATGACATTACAGGTTCAACAGATACAATAATCATTGCAAAATTCAAAGAAAGGAATGAATTGAGCAAGTTTGTAAAGGGCCTTGCAACCATTCCAAATGTGGAAAATACAATCACTCATGTTGTTCTGAATACAGCAAAAGAAGATTTTCGACTAACGTAG
- a CDS encoding DnaJ domain-containing protein, which yields MNRINVFVILLIVFGTLQTAYPQSNNLDMELEVTDEEKIILFSGFAIAVIAIFMFLARDIILRKKTSYDKEEHESKNEKTYEKYHSDWGDDYEELGTRKNSKEDREFRDAVLNNELPNYYKILGLSKDATQEEIKKNFRELAKKNHPDKTKEDSEKQMMELNKAYEVLSDKENKEKYDRYLTD from the coding sequence ATGAACCGAATCAATGTTTTTGTAATTTTATTGATTGTTTTTGGAACATTGCAAACAGCATATCCACAATCAAACAATCTAGATATGGAATTAGAAGTCACAGATGAGGAGAAAATTATTCTTTTTTCTGGTTTTGCAATTGCAGTGATTGCAATCTTTATGTTTTTAGCAAGAGACATCATACTTCGGAAAAAAACATCTTATGATAAAGAAGAACATGAATCAAAAAATGAGAAAACTTATGAAAAATATCATTCTGACTGGGGAGATGATTATGAAGAGTTAGGAACAAGAAAAAATAGTAAAGAGGATAGAGAATTTAGGGATGCCGTATTGAATAATGAACTTCCAAACTATTATAAAATTTTAGGATTATCAAAAGACGCCACACAAGAAGAGATAAAAAAGAATTTCAGGGAACTTGCAAAAAAAAACCATCCAGATAAAACAAAAGAAGATTCTGAGAAACAAATGATGGAATTAAACAAGGCATACGAAGTACTTTCAGATAAAGAAAATAAAGAGAAATATGATAGGTATCTTACAGACTAG
- a CDS encoding HD domain-containing protein: MQQFANTHSMRNEILNLMVEKGIEDDCYVEMLDYTIDLFESQGLGIDYYGYHNIIHELEVTYFALLASIQDKVEITDTDIKYLYVAALFHDFDPQKNVDKPHEESVLKFISMDKKLQQLIDEAKIDLEIIKVLILRTTYPWSGKLKQNAEEQIKQCFENSDLTRNNLPYQEHIMEMGWYLSVVDRICGYALGDFSKAMEMAKMNAHALAWRPSLIVRSSVAYFEELLNKETDMAKTILKILPKEMRKNFFGSVLAFMKLRQQEITIQADCSYENVKLIPTIECMSTRNDPKFIKSLYDIFVQLPKPLQFLKDDFEKSVRDPETILNTLRLNNKNGEIIGYSKGGPLERYQLREEIRDENYGLRNTVFLEPLALKMGYWGLKGGSEMRHMFIMQSHSMKYKFLTSFALRDVIRARVDKEQAEFVTLFDPERWDYYRIAI; the protein is encoded by the coding sequence TTGCAGCAATTTGCAAACACCCATTCAATGAGAAACGAAATTCTTAATCTGATGGTGGAAAAAGGCATAGAAGATGATTGCTATGTAGAGATGTTAGACTATACAATTGACTTGTTTGAAAGTCAAGGATTAGGAATTGATTATTACGGATACCACAATATCATTCATGAATTAGAAGTCACATATTTTGCACTTTTGGCCTCAATTCAAGATAAAGTGGAAATTACAGATACGGACATAAAATATCTTTACGTAGCAGCGTTATTTCATGATTTTGATCCTCAAAAAAATGTAGACAAACCTCATGAAGAAAGTGTTTTAAAATTTATTTCAATGGATAAAAAATTGCAGCAATTAATTGATGAAGCAAAAATCGATTTAGAAATTATCAAAGTTTTGATTTTGAGAACAACATACCCATGGAGTGGAAAACTTAAACAGAATGCCGAAGAACAAATCAAACAATGTTTTGAAAATTCAGATTTGACAAGAAACAATCTACCATACCAAGAACACATTATGGAAATGGGATGGTATCTCTCAGTAGTTGATAGAATTTGTGGTTATGCATTAGGTGATTTTTCAAAAGCAATGGAGATGGCAAAAATGAATGCACATGCATTAGCATGGAGACCTTCATTAATTGTTAGAAGTTCAGTGGCATATTTTGAAGAATTACTAAATAAAGAAACAGATATGGCAAAAACAATTCTAAAAATACTCCCAAAAGAAATGAGAAAGAATTTTTTCGGATCAGTTCTTGCATTCATGAAACTAAGACAACAAGAAATCACAATTCAAGCAGATTGTTCTTATGAAAATGTCAAGTTAATTCCAACCATAGAATGTATGAGTACAAGGAACGATCCAAAATTCATCAAATCACTTTACGACATATTTGTGCAACTTCCAAAACCACTACAATTTCTAAAAGATGATTTTGAGAAATCGGTAAGAGATCCTGAAACAATTCTTAACACGCTTAGATTAAATAATAAAAATGGAGAGATCATAGGATATTCAAAAGGAGGACCGCTTGAAAGATACCAACTACGAGAAGAAATCAGAGACGAGAATTACGGTTTAAGAAATACAGTATTTTTAGAACCTTTGGCATTAAAGATGGGGTATTGGGGACTCAAGGGAGGAAGTGAGATGAGACACATGTTTATCATGCAGTCTCATTCCATGAAATACAAGTTTTTGACAAGTTTTGCATTACGAGATGTCATCAGAGCAAGAGTAGATAAAGAGCAGGCAGAATTTGTCACATTGTTTGATCCAGAACGATGGGATTACTATAGAATCGCAATTTAG
- a CDS encoding FAD-binding oxidoreductase codes for MDSSLYQIIPSVVIVPKNEKDIMSAIKIAKKFKSSVTVRGAGTGLVGSALNNGIILDMKNFNSIKITKNYAIVGPGVIKGELDKKLEIHDKFFPPNPSIGSFCTVGGMIGNNSSGSKSLKYGSVIDNVAEIIFIDGNGKKVSLPKDKKVSKKILEFSKKIKIEKFPNVTKNSSGYRIDKIRSITDAHKLVIGSEGTLGIVLSIKLKIRDNPEKKILFIIEFKSIIDASRNCLEINKTMPSAIEFVDRTTLNQINFKFSQDTQCLLFVEYDEDVDRSEKKLKSIITGKIVKKLKKDLEINEWWRYRDLSLHYSLKSIKKEKRIPHVIEDAAVPLENLPEIFKILKKINKKFKTKTIVYGHAGNGNIHVRLISDRSKFTTIKKIATLYFDEIFKLGGTITAEHGDGLARSEFIKKQYGKDNYQIFKEIKQFFDPKNILNPGKIITSKSTIIDNLEKF; via the coding sequence GTGGACTCTAGCTTATATCAAATAATTCCAAGCGTGGTAATAGTTCCAAAAAATGAAAAAGACATCATGAGTGCAATCAAGATTGCAAAAAAATTCAAATCATCAGTCACAGTGCGTGGAGCAGGGACTGGGCTTGTTGGGAGTGCCCTAAACAACGGAATTATTTTAGATATGAAAAATTTCAATTCAATAAAAATTACCAAAAACTATGCAATAGTAGGTCCAGGAGTTATCAAAGGAGAATTAGATAAAAAATTAGAAATTCATGATAAATTTTTTCCTCCAAATCCTTCAATTGGTTCTTTTTGTACAGTTGGCGGAATGATTGGAAATAATTCTAGTGGAAGTAAGAGTCTAAAATATGGAAGTGTAATTGACAATGTCGCAGAGATTATTTTCATTGATGGAAATGGAAAGAAAGTATCACTTCCAAAAGATAAAAAAGTTTCAAAAAAGATACTAGAATTTTCAAAAAAAATAAAAATTGAAAAGTTTCCAAATGTCACTAAAAATTCTTCTGGATATAGAATTGACAAAATAAGATCAATTACAGATGCCCATAAACTAGTCATAGGTTCTGAAGGAACATTAGGAATTGTGTTATCAATAAAACTCAAAATAAGAGACAATCCAGAAAAGAAGATCCTTTTCATTATTGAATTTAAATCAATCATAGATGCATCAAGAAATTGTTTAGAAATTAACAAAACAATGCCATCAGCAATAGAATTTGTAGACAGAACAACTCTCAATCAAATTAATTTTAAATTTTCTCAAGATACTCAATGTCTACTTTTTGTTGAATATGATGAAGATGTAGATAGGAGTGAAAAAAAACTAAAATCAATAATCACAGGAAAAATTGTTAAAAAACTAAAAAAAGATTTAGAAATTAACGAGTGGTGGAGATACAGGGATTTATCATTGCACTATAGTTTAAAATCCATTAAAAAAGAAAAAAGAATACCACATGTTATTGAAGACGCAGCAGTTCCTTTAGAGAATTTACCGGAAATTTTTAAAATTCTAAAAAAAATAAATAAAAAGTTTAAAACAAAAACTATTGTATACGGTCATGCAGGCAATGGGAACATACATGTCAGATTAATTTCGGACAGAAGTAAATTTACGACAATTAAGAAGATAGCAACACTGTATTTTGATGAGATATTCAAACTAGGCGGAACCATCACAGCAGAGCATGGAGATGGTCTTGCACGCTCAGAATTTATAAAAAAACAGTACGGAAAAGACAACTATCAAATTTTCAAAGAAATTAAACAATTTTTTGATCCAAAAAACATTCTTAATCCAGGAAAAATAATCACATCAAAAAGCACCATAATTGACAATTTAGAAAAATTCTAA
- a CDS encoding DUF5679 domain-containing protein — MTIGYCVKCRDKRDINGAKPYTMKNGKPAIKGTCPTCSTTIFRIGRG, encoded by the coding sequence ATGACAATAGGATATTGTGTAAAGTGCCGAGATAAACGAGATATCAATGGCGCAAAACCATACACCATGAAAAATGGAAAACCTGCAATAAAGGGCACCTGCCCAACTTGTAGTACAACCATTTTCAGAATAGGCAGAGGATAA
- a CDS encoding zinc ribbon domain-containing protein, translating into MDSSDIVDDVNALLKLGVGDAYRLEHIKQGYIENKTIWVTDQNYLQRMKEKYLIKQQSDKNADTDETIDVDLKNRETIHCWKCGKKTPLEANFCMICGSSLFEVGSNHNQKEKTSNSMNQMKGKSLKLPIIIGIPVLILIVLGGAYSQGVFDNTFERYDTADSKKDDLTSKNTIPKGSSVNTVTDSKCGKGTVFDVETNSCVLDNGVSQDIVNSKCGKGTVFDVETNSCVLDK; encoded by the coding sequence ATGGATTCATCAGATATTGTCGATGATGTTAATGCTCTATTGAAATTAGGTGTGGGTGACGCATATAGATTAGAACACATCAAACAGGGGTATATCGAAAACAAGACTATCTGGGTAACTGATCAAAATTACCTTCAACGTATGAAGGAGAAATATCTCATAAAACAACAATCAGACAAGAATGCAGATACGGATGAAACCATTGATGTGGATCTCAAAAATAGGGAAACGATTCATTGTTGGAAATGCGGTAAAAAAACTCCATTGGAGGCAAATTTTTGCATGATTTGCGGCTCATCATTATTTGAGGTAGGATCAAATCATAATCAGAAAGAAAAAACATCCAATTCTATGAATCAAATGAAAGGCAAAAGTTTGAAATTACCCATCATAATAGGAATTCCAGTTTTAATTTTAATTGTTCTTGGTGGGGCGTACAGCCAAGGAGTTTTTGATAACACATTTGAAAGATATGACACGGCAGATTCCAAAAAGGATGATTTAACTTCCAAAAATACCATCCCCAAAGGGTCATCAGTAAATACAGTAACTGATTCAAAATGTGGGAAAGGGACAGTTTTTGATGTTGAAACAAATTCATGTGTTTTGGATAATGGGGTTTCCCAGGATATAGTAAATTCAAAATGTGGGAAAGGGACAGTTTTTGATGTTGAAACAAATTCATGTGTTTTGGATAAATAA